The sequence CAGGCGCGCTCAGCCAACAGTTGATCGCAATCGAAGATGCGCGGTCTACAACCGGTTGGCGCCCATAAATTGGGTGCAACAAATATGAAATTTAGGTGTTCTTGCCGATGCACCTTGGCTCGCGCCCTCTCATCCTGAAAGAAATCAACGGGATGATATATCAATGCCAAGTAAAACAACACTCGCAATTACCACCGCCCTCCCACTTGCCCTCACCTTGATCTCGTCGCCAGCGTTGGCGGACGATCCGGTGATCCAGGCGTACCAATTGCGTTACGATCCAGACCAGGGCGTGGGACAGACTGAAATTGTCGTGCGCGGCAACAAGCAGCGCTACACCAATGTCAAAACGAAGGCGGTTTCCGTTTGGGTCGGGATGAAAGGGCGCAAACCAGCACGCGCTTCTGGTGGCACCCATACAATGAAGATTGGCTCACACATTCTCGAATTTGATCAGCATACCGAATGGCGTCCTTACAAAACACGTTTCAACTACACAGCGCCGCGAAATGGTAGCTTTAATGCAACCCTGTTTTGTAACGGTAAGTTGGATGAATTGTCCGGTGAAGCGCGCATGAAGTTCCTTCGCAACGGAATGAGTTACCCGCTAGAAAATGCGTATCTCGGTCAACTTGAATCAAGCTGGCTCATTGCTGATAAGCCCGGGCCAGGATTTGAAGACCCGCCAGAACGCCAAACTTGGACAAATACGGTCGAAATCGATGCTCGGATCAAATGCGCAGCGCTGGACAAGAACGCTGGCGCTACGCGGACGAATCCCACACCGCCGCCACCCCAGCCGACGCGCACCAATCCTGATCCTGGAACCTTGCCGCGGCTCAAAACAGCCACACTCAAAATCTCGCCTTATGCCGTTCAGCAAGTCGGCGGACACAGTTGCCCGACCAAGCTGCGGCTGCGCGGCTTTATCGAAACCAACCGCAGAATGCGTGGCAATCTGATTTTTGTCGGGCCGCAATATCTCTCGCCGGCCAAGCGGTTCAACTTCGGCGGCGCCAAAACGATGAACCACATTGCCAGTTACACTATGAAGTGGGGCGGCGGCGGTTCTAATACCTTGGCGGTGAATGCGAACACCGCCCCAAGGCAGGATTTAACTTTCAAATTCAACATTGTGAATGGTCAGGGCAATTTGGTCAGAACCGTCACCAAGTCCATTCGCGTCACGTGCGAATAGGGGCAGGGTTCAGGTCACGGGGCCTGAACCCTCTACCCGCCCGGTGATTTCTGGATCAAGTTCTGGATATTGCTGCGCCTTGAGCACTGCGCCAAGGCGGCTTTCGGCATCAAGCTTCTGCAATATCGAAGAAACGTGATGCTCGACCGTACGCGGAGAGCGCGAGAGGCGTTCCGCGATTTCCCCGTTACTCAGCCCTTCGGTCATCAGGCCCAGCACGGTCTGTTCCTTGGCCGTGAGGCCAAAACTGTTGGTGCGAGCGGCTTTATAGGGGCCGCGCGCTATACGGATCGCCTCACGAGCAATGCCGCGCTCCACTGCAAGCGTGACCAGCCGGTTGATGGCCGCTGCGGCCTCTTGCTGCTGCAGCTGCGCGACGGCGTCCGAGATCCGCTCAGGGTCATCCTGCAGACCGAGACAGATGGCGGAGAGATAGTGGCTGCCCAAGGCCGAGAATGCTTCGCTCGCCGCCGTCATTTCCCCTTCGAGCGCCAGCCGGAAGGGATGCGGCGCTTTGCCTAAGCCGGGCACTTTCCAGCCGCCGCAAAGCTGCGCCCAGAAGGCAAATTCTGCCCTGCCCCACTTGCTGAACCGATGCGCGTCGATCTTCTTCAGCGATGCAAAGGCCTCCTTCGCCTTCGCCATATCATCGGCAAGCCAAGCCCTTTCCATCAACGTCAACAGGACCGGAATCTGATATTGCACTTCGCTGGTTTGCAGCGCATCGGCGCGCGCCTGCTCGAGCGTTTGCCCGGCGCCGCTCTGCCCCATCCGCAATTGCGCTTTGCCCAGCATGATCCGCGCAGGCAGCTGCATGAGCATGGTCTGGTCAGGCCGAGCGAGGACAATTTCTGCAATGTCTTTCGCTTCTTGCAAGCGGCCCTGCTCAAGCCGCAATTGCGCCTGACGGCCGCGCAGATAGAAGGTCCAGGAATCAAGATCATGTTCGACATCGAACGCAATCCCCCGATGTAGAACCTCTTCGGCCAAATCGAGTTTGCGTAAATCCACTGCATATTCTGACAGGTTGGTGAAAACACGCGCAGCATCTTCGTGCAGATGGTTGTCGAGCGCCAAGCTGAGGCTCCGCTGCAAATCGTCCAAGCCATCTTCCTGACCAAGAAACAGCTTCGCCGTGCCGATATTGTTAAGCGCATGGACCAGAATTTCAGCCGGTGGTTCGCTGCCCGCCGTCTCCAGCGCCCGGTGCCCCCAATCGATGGCCTCATCCATTCGGCTGTTGAGCATCATCATTTGTGACCGCATTGAATAGGCCATCGCCAGTTTTTCGGCGTCATCCAGCTGCTCAAACAAAGCGATGGAATCGTCGAGATAACGGCCGGCTTGGGCGGCTTCACCCCGGTACCAATGCAAGCGCGACAACCTACGGAGATTTTCGGCCACCTTATCCTCGCGCCCAATCGCGCGCCATAATGTCAGTGCATGACGGCGTGCTTCGATCACGCGGTCATCAACCTTCAACGCCAAGCCTGCCTCATAGGCCCAGCTCTCATAAAGCTCCGCAGCAAGCTCCGGCGAGGCTTCGTCGACGAAATCCAGCGCAGTTTCGAAATAGGCCGCGGCCTCCGAATGTGCCCCCAGACGCGCGGCGCGCTCCCCGGCGACAGGCGCATAATCGAGCACTGCCTTTGCATCGAGCGCGCCTTTTGCATGATGCACGATCTCACAAGCAGCGAATTTATCCGGCAATTCGAGCATGAGCGCCAAGTGCTTTTGATGGAGCCGGACCAGCTCATGCGATGAACAGCGCTGGCTGGTCGCGAGCCGGGCAAGTTCATGGCGAAACCGCAAGCGTCCGTCGCTTGTACTCACCAGAATTCCTGAAGCGATGGATTGCTCGATCCATTGCTCGTGATCTTCAATCCACCGGCCATGCAGCGCGGGCTCAATCGGCACTGGAATAATACTCAGCGCTTCCAGAAATGAGCGGTGCTTTTCGTCCAACCGGGCGAGGCGGCCAGCAACCGCATCCTGGACCGATTCCGGAACCCGCGCTTCCTCGTCGCTCTTATCCGAGAGAATTTCCGAAACGAAAAACGGATTGCCGCCGGTAATCTGCAGCAGCCGTTCGGCGTTTCGTTCACTCCCGGCAGCAAGCTGGCGGACAGCCTCAATGCTTAGCGGCGAGAGCTCTATGCGTTCGACACGGTCAGATGGCAGGTCGCCAAGCACTCGGCGGAGGGGATGATCCCGTCCGACCTCATCATCGCGGAATGAAATGACCAATAGCACCGGACACAGGGCAATCCTGCGGCCAAGAAAACGAATGAAATCGAGCGTGCCGACATCAGCCCAATGGACATCCTCGATTATTAGTACGGCGGGCGTGTCACTCTGCTGCAACCGCGCAAACAGCTGCGGAAACAGAGCGATGGCGCCTTCATTGCCGCGATATTCATCCTGATCCAACAGCAGTGCGGCGATGTCCTGCACTGGGCCGAGCGGCCGCGGCGTAAACAACGCATCGCACATGCCCCAATATGCCCGCGTCTGATCGGATAATCCGGCCACAAACTCACGCAGCAGCGAGGATTTGCCGATACCGGCCTCGCCGCTCAATGCGATCACCCTCCCTGCACCGGCCATAGCTTCGGCGGTCAGATCGGCTAGCCGTTGCAGCTCGGTATCGCGCTCGAAAAGCATCAACCAAGAATGGCCCCGCTTTCGCACTTTGCCAACTCATACTGTGCAAAACCCTTAGTGGGCATGGCAAACATGCACTGCAGTTGGATGATTTGGTGCAACATTATGACCGCCACCCTATCGCGAAATCGCCACTGCGGATGGTGCCGGCCAGAGTAATATCTGGACGGTCACAAATCATCACGTTCCGTTGATCTGGATCAAAGACTGCGGCAGCATTCCCCCACACAACCCAGACCATGTCCAATCGTCTGTCTTCGGTGCCAACTGCGCCTAGCAAATATCTCTTCGACGGCTTCTTGCGCGCCTTTGCCCCTGCAGCATCTTCAGATGAGACCGTGTACGCCCTCCGCAAACTCGCCCAGCCGATGCACATCGGGCGCGGGCGTACCGTGCCGCTTGATCCCGCAAGCGATGCCCTCGTCTATGTTGGCGACGGCGCGACAAAACTGATCGCCAGCGCGTCGAGCGGGCGCGAACAAATTGTCGCCTTTCATTTTACAGGAGACCTGATCTCAGTTCCCGCAGGGGCGTGGCACTCATATGCCTTATGTGCGCTTGCCGAGACTGACCTTTTGGTCTTTCCAGCAGAGTCTTTTCTGGAGATCGCAGGGACCGAACGGGAAATCATGGATGCGTTGCTCCAGCGGTCACTCACAGCGCTGCATCGTTGCCGCGACAAAGCCGTCGGACTTGGCCGCAAGAATGCACAGGAGCGGCTCGCCAGCTTTCTGGTCGGAATGGCCGAACGGATCGGTTCGATTGAGCCAGACAGATGCTTACTCGAACTGCCGATGTCGCGCCGGGACATCGGCGATAGCTTGGGGCTGACGATCGAGACAATCAGCCGTCAATTCAGCGAATTGCGCTTGGCTGGCTTGATCGAAACGACGGGTCGATCCCGTGTGCTGCTGTGCGACCCAGCCGCGCTGACCGAGCGCGCCGGGCACACATGAACACGTCTTCAAATCGGATCCGCGACTTTTTTCCAAATTTGACATGGATCAATGCAGCAGCCCGCGTGCCTGCCTAATGCGGGCCAAGTTCAAGAGGGATTAAAAACTCATGGAAGCAGTACTTGGTAGGGTCGGACTTTGGTTCCTAGTCCTCTTGCTCGCCATCGGCGCCTATGCTGGCGCTCAAGACACTGCGTTCGCCGCGCATGCAGCGCTTATTGCTGTGCTCGCCTTCGTCCTGATTTGGGTGACTGCGAACAGTTATGACCCGCTCGCGAAAATGCAGAGCATGTTCCACATGCCCACTGACCCCTCACGTTATGATGATGATCCGGTCCGCTGGGGCGTCGTCGCGACGATGTTCTGGGGCATGGTCGGCATGCTGGTCGGTGTGTTTATCGCGCTGCAACTGGCGTTTCCGTCGCTCAATTTCGAACCTTATTTGAACTTCGGGCGGGTTCGCCCGCTCCATACGTCAGCGGTTATTTTCGCGTTTGGTGGCAATGCCTTGATCGCAACAAGTTTCTATGTCGTGCAGCGCACTTGCCGCGCGCGGTTAGCTTTCCCCAGCCTCGCCCGCTTCGTGTTTTGGGGTTATCAGCTGTTTATCGTGCTGGCGGCCACCGGCTATCTGCTGGGCGTTACACAGTCGAAGGAATATGCCGAGCCGGAATGGTATGTCGATATCTGGCTGACCATCGTTTGGGTCAGCTACGGCACGGTGTTCATTGGCACGCTGATCCGCCGTCACGAGCCGCATATCTATGTCGCCAATTGGTTCTTCCTCGCTTTCATCATCACCGTGGCGATGCTGCATCTGGTCAACAATCTGGCCATGCCCGTCAGCCTGCTGGGATCACGCAGCTACAGCGCCTTTGCCGGAGTGCAAGATGCACTGACGCAGTGGTGGTACGGTCATAATGCAGTTGGATTTTTCCTGACCGCCGGTTTCCTCGCGATGATGTATTATTTCGTCCCGAAACAGGCAGAGCGGCCGATCTATTCCTATCGCCTGTCGATCATCCACTTCTGGTCGCTGATCTTCCTCTACATCTGGGCTGGACCACACCACCTCCATTATACCGCTCTGCCCGACTGGGCGCAGACATTGGGCATGGTTTTTTCGATTATGCTGTGGATGCCCAGCTGGGGCGGCATGATCAACGGGCTGATGACGCTGAACGGCGCGTGGGACAAAGTCCGCACCGATCCGATCATCCGCATGATGGTGATGGCGCTCGCATTCTACGGAATGAGCACGTTCGAAGGTCCGGTGCTGAGCATCAAGGCCGTGAACAGCCTGTCGCACTATACTGACTGGACCATCGGCCACGTGCACTCCGGTGCGCTTGGTTGGAACGGCATGATCACCTTCGCCTGCGTGTATTACCTCGTGCCCCGCCTGTGGAAGCGCGAGCGGATGTTCTCGCTCCGCATGATCAACTGGCACTTCTGGCTCGCGACGATCGGCATCGTTTTCTATGCATCAAGCATGTGGGTCGCCGGGATCACCCAAGGCCTGATGTGGCGCGAATATGGCCTCGACGGTTATCTGGTGAACAGCTTCGTCGACACGGTCGAGGCGCTCCATCCGATGTACATTATGCGCGCCTTCGGCGGCGGCCTGTACCTGCTCGGCGGTGCTATCATGACCTACAACGTCTGGATGACGCTGAAGGGCCGTATCCGCGAGGAGGCACCGATGTCGCAGCCGATCTTCGATGACCAGAAAGATCGCCCCATCACCACCCCCGTCCCCGCACAAGTGCCGGCTGAGTAGGAGCAGAAATCATGACCCTTACACAGCAACACAAGAAACTCGAACGCAACGTCACCCTGCTTAGCGTGGGGGCATTCGTAGCCGTCGCGATTGGCGGGATCGTGGAAATCGCCCCACTTTTCTGGATCGACAACACGATTGAGAAGGTTGACGGGATGCGGCCTTACACCCCGCTCGAACAGGCTGGGCGCGACATCTATATTCGCGAGGGCTGCTACAGCTGCCATAGCCAGATGATCCGCCCGTTCCGCGATGAAGTGGAACGCTATGGCCATTACAGCCTCGCGGCGGAATCAATGTACGATCACCCGTTCCAATGGGGCTCGAAACGCACCGGGCCCGATCTGGCGCGGGTTGGCGGGCGCTATTCGGATGAATGGCATGTCCAGCATTTGCAGGAGCCGCGGAGCGTGGTGCCTGAAAGCATCATGCCGAGCTATGCCTTCCTGAGCGACACGGAGCTCTATGTTGGTAGTCCATCGGCAACGCTGCGGGCACTGAAGCGCGTGGGCGTTCCCTATACCGAAGCTGATATCGAGCAGGCTCCAGAGGATCTTATCGCGCAAGCGACCCCCGAGGCCGATGCTGGCGATCTGCAGGAGCGCTATCCCAAAACACAAAT comes from Altererythrobacter sp. ZODW24 and encodes:
- the ccoN gene encoding cytochrome-c oxidase, cbb3-type subunit I, producing MEAVLGRVGLWFLVLLLAIGAYAGAQDTAFAAHAALIAVLAFVLIWVTANSYDPLAKMQSMFHMPTDPSRYDDDPVRWGVVATMFWGMVGMLVGVFIALQLAFPSLNFEPYLNFGRVRPLHTSAVIFAFGGNALIATSFYVVQRTCRARLAFPSLARFVFWGYQLFIVLAATGYLLGVTQSKEYAEPEWYVDIWLTIVWVSYGTVFIGTLIRRHEPHIYVANWFFLAFIITVAMLHLVNNLAMPVSLLGSRSYSAFAGVQDALTQWWYGHNAVGFFLTAGFLAMMYYFVPKQAERPIYSYRLSIIHFWSLIFLYIWAGPHHLHYTALPDWAQTLGMVFSIMLWMPSWGGMINGLMTLNGAWDKVRTDPIIRMMVMALAFYGMSTFEGPVLSIKAVNSLSHYTDWTIGHVHSGALGWNGMITFACVYYLVPRLWKRERMFSLRMINWHFWLATIGIVFYASSMWVAGITQGLMWREYGLDGYLVNSFVDTVEALHPMYIMRAFGGGLYLLGGAIMTYNVWMTLKGRIREEAPMSQPIFDDQKDRPITTPVPAQVPAE
- a CDS encoding helix-turn-helix domain-containing protein, which translates into the protein MSNRLSSVPTAPSKYLFDGFLRAFAPAASSDETVYALRKLAQPMHIGRGRTVPLDPASDALVYVGDGATKLIASASSGREQIVAFHFTGDLISVPAGAWHSYALCALAETDLLVFPAESFLEIAGTEREIMDALLQRSLTALHRCRDKAVGLGRKNAQERLASFLVGMAERIGSIEPDRCLLELPMSRRDIGDSLGLTIETISRQFSELRLAGLIETTGRSRVLLCDPAALTERAGHT
- the ccoO gene encoding cytochrome-c oxidase, cbb3-type subunit II gives rise to the protein MTLTQQHKKLERNVTLLSVGAFVAVAIGGIVEIAPLFWIDNTIEKVDGMRPYTPLEQAGRDIYIREGCYSCHSQMIRPFRDEVERYGHYSLAAESMYDHPFQWGSKRTGPDLARVGGRYSDEWHVQHLQEPRSVVPESIMPSYAFLSDTELYVGSPSATLRALKRVGVPYTEADIEQAPEDLIAQATPEADAGDLQERYPKTQIRDFDGNPAKVTEMDALVAYLQMLGTLVDVSSAAAQEELAEEKGR
- a CDS encoding LuxR family transcriptional regulator; this translates as MLFERDTELQRLADLTAEAMAGAGRVIALSGEAGIGKSSLLREFVAGLSDQTRAYWGMCDALFTPRPLGPVQDIAALLLDQDEYRGNEGAIALFPQLFARLQQSDTPAVLIIEDVHWADVGTLDFIRFLGRRIALCPVLLVISFRDDEVGRDHPLRRVLGDLPSDRVERIELSPLSIEAVRQLAAGSERNAERLLQITGGNPFFVSEILSDKSDEEARVPESVQDAVAGRLARLDEKHRSFLEALSIIPVPIEPALHGRWIEDHEQWIEQSIASGILVSTSDGRLRFRHELARLATSQRCSSHELVRLHQKHLALMLELPDKFAACEIVHHAKGALDAKAVLDYAPVAGERAARLGAHSEAAAYFETALDFVDEASPELAAELYESWAYEAGLALKVDDRVIEARRHALTLWRAIGREDKVAENLRRLSRLHWYRGEAAQAGRYLDDSIALFEQLDDAEKLAMAYSMRSQMMMLNSRMDEAIDWGHRALETAGSEPPAEILVHALNNIGTAKLFLGQEDGLDDLQRSLSLALDNHLHEDAARVFTNLSEYAVDLRKLDLAEEVLHRGIAFDVEHDLDSWTFYLRGRQAQLRLEQGRLQEAKDIAEIVLARPDQTMLMQLPARIMLGKAQLRMGQSGAGQTLEQARADALQTSEVQYQIPVLLTLMERAWLADDMAKAKEAFASLKKIDAHRFSKWGRAEFAFWAQLCGGWKVPGLGKAPHPFRLALEGEMTAASEAFSALGSHYLSAICLGLQDDPERISDAVAQLQQQEAAAAINRLVTLAVERGIAREAIRIARGPYKAARTNSFGLTAKEQTVLGLMTEGLSNGEIAERLSRSPRTVEHHVSSILQKLDAESRLGAVLKAQQYPELDPEITGRVEGSGPVT